In Phaeobacter porticola, one DNA window encodes the following:
- the recA gene encoding recombinase RecA, with amino-acid sequence MADLLTMKDNKKSGDKQKALDSALAQIERQFGKGSIMKLGDGNALSEIEASSTGSLGLDIALGIGGLPMGRIVEIYGPESSGKTTLTLHCVAEQQKKGGVCAFVDAEHALDPQYAAKLGVDLDELLISQPDTGEQALEITDTLVRSGAVNMVIVDSVAALTPKSELEGDMGDSSVGVQARLMSQAMRKLTGSISRSKCMVIFINQIRMKIGVMFGSPETTTGGNALKFYSSVRLDIRRIGAIKDRDEVVGNATRVKVVKNKVAPPFKQVEFDIMYGEGISKMGELLDLGVAAGVVAKSGAWFSYGDERIGQGRENAKTYLREHSHIAYDIEDKIRAAHGLEFDRPEGDGDDILEA; translated from the coding sequence ATGGCGGATCTTTTGACCATGAAAGACAATAAGAAGAGCGGCGACAAACAGAAAGCGCTTGATAGCGCTTTGGCGCAGATCGAACGGCAGTTCGGCAAGGGCTCGATCATGAAGCTGGGCGACGGTAATGCGCTGAGCGAGATTGAGGCCAGTTCGACCGGCTCTCTGGGGCTAGATATCGCGCTGGGGATTGGCGGCCTGCCGATGGGGCGGATCGTTGAGATTTACGGACCTGAAAGCTCGGGTAAGACAACGCTGACATTGCACTGCGTTGCAGAACAGCAGAAAAAGGGCGGCGTTTGCGCCTTTGTGGACGCCGAGCATGCGCTTGACCCGCAATATGCAGCCAAGCTGGGCGTTGACTTGGACGAGCTGCTGATTTCGCAGCCAGACACAGGCGAACAGGCGCTGGAAATCACCGACACGCTGGTGCGATCTGGCGCCGTCAATATGGTGATCGTCGATTCTGTGGCGGCCCTGACTCCCAAGTCAGAGCTTGAGGGTGACATGGGCGACAGCAGCGTTGGCGTGCAGGCCCGCCTGATGAGCCAGGCCATGCGCAAGCTGACCGGCTCGATCAGCCGGTCAAAATGTATGGTGATCTTTATCAACCAGATCCGTATGAAAATCGGCGTCATGTTTGGCTCGCCTGAAACCACGACCGGTGGCAACGCGCTGAAGTTCTATTCTTCTGTTCGCCTGGACATCCGCCGTATTGGTGCGATCAAGGATCGCGACGAGGTGGTCGGCAATGCCACGCGCGTAAAGGTCGTGAAAAACAAGGTGGCACCGCCGTTCAAACAGGTTGAATTCGACATCATGTATGGCGAAGGTATCTCCAAGATGGGCGAACTGCTGGATCTTGGTGTGGCGGCTGGTGTTGTGGCCAAATCCGGGGCTTGGTTCTCATACGGGGATGAGCGGATCGGGCAGGGGCGTGAAAATGCCAAAACCTATCTGCGTGAGCACAGTCATATCGCCTATGATATCGAGGATAAGATCCGCGCGGCACATGGTTTGGAATTCGATCGGCCCGAGGGCGATGGCGACGATATTTTGGAAGCCTAA
- a CDS encoding RsmB/NOP family class I SAM-dependent RNA methyltransferase produces MTPAARRQAAIEILDQILTGQPTEKELTAWARRSRFAGSKDRAAVRDHVFGALRCLRSYAALGGGGGDVVSDANTTGRQLVLGALRAEGIDVDEIFNGIGHAPAPLDDVEQSVLTTVPQMQQAEELNMPDWLWPAFEASLGSAAVDAAKALQDRAPVHLRINRLHEDRDRAVEQLASEGVSTEPHPSAETALNVVDGVRKLRNSEAYTGGLVELQDAASQAVIQSLPLSDGQRVLDFCAGGGGKSLAMAARAKLKIFAHDIAPQRMKDLPVRAERAGTTIMVLEPGAAASQAPFDLVLCDAPCSGSGSWRRAPEGKWRLTQAQLDDLCQTQAEILNEASQLVAGNGYLAYATCSMLEVENRAQVDRFLANNPGWTLQQDHDWHVHKGTDGFYVAVLTRFSDD; encoded by the coding sequence ATGACCCCGGCCGCCCGCCGTCAGGCTGCTATTGAAATCCTCGATCAGATCCTGACCGGGCAGCCTACGGAAAAAGAGCTGACGGCCTGGGCGCGGCGCAGCAGATTTGCAGGTTCCAAAGATCGCGCCGCTGTGCGTGATCACGTCTTTGGTGCGCTACGTTGCTTGCGATCTTATGCGGCATTGGGGGGCGGCGGCGGTGATGTCGTGTCTGATGCCAACACCACTGGGCGGCAGCTGGTGCTGGGGGCGTTGCGCGCCGAAGGCATTGATGTGGATGAGATTTTCAACGGTATCGGCCACGCGCCGGCACCGTTGGATGATGTTGAACAATCCGTGCTGACCACCGTGCCACAGATGCAGCAGGCTGAAGAACTGAATATGCCGGACTGGCTCTGGCCTGCGTTTGAGGCCAGCCTTGGCAGTGCCGCTGTGGACGCCGCAAAAGCGCTGCAAGACCGCGCACCCGTGCATCTGCGCATCAACCGCCTTCATGAGGATCGCGACAGAGCTGTTGAACAACTGGCGTCTGAGGGCGTTTCCACAGAGCCGCATCCATCTGCTGAGACGGCGCTGAACGTGGTTGACGGCGTGCGCAAGCTTCGCAACAGCGAGGCCTATACCGGGGGGCTGGTCGAGCTGCAGGATGCCGCCAGCCAGGCGGTCATTCAGTCACTACCTCTGTCTGATGGTCAGCGAGTATTGGACTTTTGTGCCGGTGGCGGTGGTAAAAGCCTTGCCATGGCGGCACGGGCAAAATTGAAGATCTTTGCCCATGATATCGCGCCACAACGCATGAAAGATCTACCGGTTCGCGCAGAGCGGGCAGGGACAACAATCATGGTGCTGGAGCCAGGTGCCGCGGCCTCCCAGGCACCGTTTGATCTGGTGCTATGTGACGCGCCCTGCTCCGGCTCCGGCTCGTGGCGGCGTGCGCCCGAAGGAAAGTGGCGCCTGACGCAGGCGCAGCTGGATGACCTGTGCCAGACGCAGGCCGAAATCCTGAACGAGGCCAGCCAGTTGGTCGCAGGTAATGGGTATCTGGCCTATGCGACCTGTTCCATGTTGGAGGTTGAAAATCGCGCACAGGTTGATCGGTTCCTGGCCAACAATCCAGGGTGGACGTTGCAGCAGGATCACGACTGGCATGTGCACAAGGGCACGGATGGTTTCTATGTTGCCGTGTTGACGCGATTCAGCGACGATTGA
- a CDS encoding gamma-glutamyl kinase: MLIFFKERLALLSVPKTGTTAYQDALKGRADLVFANPPELKHAPVYRYNRWIRPMLAKVCDAEMELVAVMREPVSWLGSWYRFRQRDELRGHQNSTQTVSFDAFLRAACKGKPAPYANVGSQAKFLEAQPNGCSVRHMFRYETSEALHGFLEDRLKTRFELPRLNVSPNADLDANEETLALVHRKRAEEFDLYNSIP; this comes from the coding sequence ATGCTGATCTTTTTCAAAGAACGCCTGGCCCTATTGTCTGTACCGAAAACCGGTACCACCGCCTATCAGGATGCCCTGAAGGGCCGCGCTGATTTGGTTTTTGCCAATCCGCCAGAGCTGAAGCACGCCCCCGTTTACCGCTACAACCGTTGGATTCGCCCGATGCTTGCCAAGGTCTGCGATGCAGAGATGGAACTGGTGGCGGTGATGCGGGAGCCTGTCAGTTGGCTGGGGAGCTGGTATCGCTTCCGTCAGCGCGACGAATTGCGCGGACATCAGAACAGCACACAGACCGTTTCTTTTGATGCCTTCCTGCGGGCGGCCTGCAAGGGCAAGCCTGCCCCATATGCCAATGTGGGCAGTCAGGCAAAGTTTCTGGAGGCCCAGCCCAATGGCTGCTCCGTGCGCCATATGTTCCGTTACGAGACGTCAGAAGCCTTACACGGGTTTCTGGAAGATCGGCTAAAGACCCGGTTTGAGCTGCCCCGACTGAATGTCAGCCCCAACGCAGATCTAGATGCGAACGAAGAAACGCTGGCGTTGGTGCATCGTAAGCGTGCCGAAGAATTCGACCTGTATAACAGCATCCCATAG
- a CDS encoding ATP-binding protein, producing MNGRHASPVPQLRVYTPEHVRLAAVLVLSAMVITAPWLFKTPDWITRGLVAVGLTLVAVALLMLVQARTRLRARAMAAALLTGFIDKDATVTFVCDDDGMIHASNGAAIKRFADAETETLAGTLRSILANPSAVLFRLQSRARVDGSAREDIVTRRGHVRLAVHQMQGGSFLWRVEEISDRPTASRGADAVPIPMVTVGRTGAVLFMNEAARSLIGERVKSTDRLFTSLPVLSGQINTMSTKTGLVEVLVCEKNRSQGRSELYFLQLDASEASAGKAPLESLPVPFVKVDPDGTVLSANKLGKHLLGISSSANLKLGQLMDGLGRPMADWLRDTAGGQASHKSEFLRLTRRDKEVFVQVTLTRVIEEGETVLIAVLNDATELKTLEAQFVQSQKMQAIGQLAGGVAHDFNNLLTAISGHCDLLLLRHDQGDQDFGDLIQIHENANRAAALVSQLLAFSRKQTLQPEVLDVRDTLSDLTHLLNRLVGEKVTLTLSHDPVMRSIRADKRQLEQVLMNLVVNARDAMPQGGEIRIETEAVVLDEPLERNRAVVPAGDWVTVKVSDEGVGISPDKLQKVFEPFYTTKRTGEGTGLGLSTAYGIVKQTGGYIFVDSIKDQGTQFTLFFPVNSQSEAEVAAPVTTTAKAIAAQHGEGVVLLVEDEAPVRAFASRALRMRGYTVLEAESAEDALRTLEDPGLTVDVFVTDVVMPGMDGPTWVREALKTRPDTRVVFVSGYSEGAFGEAEPSVPNSVFLPKPFSLNQLTETVHEQLH from the coding sequence ATGAACGGTCGCCACGCCTCACCCGTTCCCCAGTTGCGTGTCTATACGCCCGAGCACGTCCGTTTGGCGGCGGTCTTGGTGCTATCGGCGATGGTCATTACGGCACCTTGGCTGTTTAAGACCCCGGATTGGATTACGCGGGGGCTGGTGGCTGTTGGCTTGACGCTGGTTGCAGTGGCGCTGTTGATGCTGGTCCAGGCGCGCACCCGTCTGCGGGCGCGCGCGATGGCGGCGGCTCTGCTCACCGGATTTATCGACAAGGACGCCACTGTGACCTTCGTCTGCGATGATGACGGTATGATCCATGCGTCCAATGGCGCTGCGATCAAACGCTTTGCCGATGCCGAGACCGAAACACTGGCTGGCACGCTGCGGTCGATCCTTGCCAACCCCTCGGCGGTGTTATTCCGGCTGCAAAGCCGTGCGCGTGTGGATGGTTCCGCGCGCGAGGATATCGTGACCCGTCGCGGTCACGTTCGGCTTGCCGTGCATCAGATGCAGGGGGGCAGTTTTTTGTGGCGGGTTGAAGAGATCTCTGATCGCCCAACCGCGAGCCGTGGCGCGGATGCCGTGCCGATCCCCATGGTCACCGTAGGTCGCACCGGTGCCGTTCTTTTCATGAACGAAGCCGCGCGGAGCCTTATCGGTGAGCGTGTCAAATCCACTGACCGCCTGTTTACCTCGTTGCCGGTACTGTCCGGTCAGATCAACACGATGAGCACCAAGACCGGTTTGGTTGAAGTGCTTGTCTGCGAAAAGAACCGGAGCCAAGGGCGAAGCGAATTGTATTTCTTGCAATTGGATGCCAGCGAAGCCTCTGCGGGCAAAGCCCCACTGGAAAGTCTGCCGGTTCCATTTGTTAAGGTTGATCCAGATGGCACGGTTTTGTCTGCCAATAAGCTGGGAAAGCATCTGCTTGGCATCAGCTCTAGCGCCAATCTGAAACTTGGCCAGCTGATGGATGGCTTGGGGCGTCCGATGGCCGATTGGCTGCGTGACACGGCTGGCGGTCAAGCCTCACATAAATCGGAATTCCTGCGATTGACACGTCGCGACAAAGAGGTGTTCGTCCAGGTGACTCTGACACGGGTCATTGAAGAGGGCGAGACTGTCCTGATTGCGGTGCTGAATGATGCGACAGAGTTGAAAACTCTTGAGGCACAATTTGTTCAAAGCCAGAAAATGCAGGCAATTGGCCAGTTGGCGGGCGGTGTGGCTCATGACTTCAACAACCTGCTGACAGCCATTTCCGGGCATTGCGACCTTCTGTTGTTACGTCACGATCAGGGCGACCAGGATTTTGGTGATCTGATCCAGATCCATGAAAACGCCAATCGCGCAGCGGCATTGGTGAGCCAGCTTCTGGCCTTTTCGCGCAAACAGACCTTGCAGCCAGAGGTTCTGGATGTGCGCGATACATTGTCTGATCTGACTCATCTGCTGAACCGTCTGGTGGGTGAAAAGGTGACACTGACCCTCAGCCATGATCCGGTCATGCGCTCCATCCGTGCGGACAAGCGCCAGCTAGAGCAAGTTCTGATGAACCTGGTCGTGAATGCGCGCGATGCGATGCCACAGGGCGGTGAAATCCGGATCGAGACCGAGGCCGTGGTTTTGGATGAACCACTCGAACGCAACCGGGCCGTTGTGCCTGCTGGTGACTGGGTCACAGTCAAGGTCTCTGATGAAGGCGTTGGGATCTCGCCTGACAAGCTGCAAAAGGTATTTGAGCCGTTCTACACGACGAAACGTACGGGTGAGGGTACCGGTCTGGGGCTTTCGACCGCTTATGGTATCGTTAAGCAGACGGGGGGCTATATCTTTGTCGACTCGATTAAGGACCAGGGCACACAATTCACACTGTTCTTCCCGGTGAACAGCCAGTCAGAGGCCGAAGTCGCTGCGCCAGTGACAACCACCGCCAAAGCGATTGCCGCTCAGCATGGCGAGGGTGTTGTGCTTCTGGTCGAGGATGAAGCGCCCGTGCGTGCCTTTGCCTCACGTGCGTTGCGGATGCGCGGCTATACCGTGTTGGAAGCGGAATCCGCCGAAGATGCACTGCGTACGCTGGAAGATCCCGGGCTGACCGTAGACGTCTTTGTTACCGATGTGGTGATGCCAGGCATGGATGGTCCCACCTGGGTGCGCGAGGCGTTGAAAACCCGACCCGACACACGTGTGGTATTTGTCTCGGGCTATTCAGAAGGCGCGTTTGGCGAGGCAGAGCCTTCGGTGCCAAACTCGGTGTTCCTGCCCAAACCCTTCTCTCTTAACCAGTTGACCGAAACGGTTCACGAGCAGCTGCACTAG
- a CDS encoding DUF1330 domain-containing protein, whose amino-acid sequence MPALWIAHVTVTDAEAYGKYAELAGPAVAKHGGVFIARGGRFVQLEGKERPRNVVARFPSVDAAVDCYNSPEYQEALSHARDASERELMVVEISD is encoded by the coding sequence ATGCCCGCACTCTGGATTGCACATGTCACCGTCACCGATGCCGAGGCTTATGGTAAATATGCTGAGCTGGCCGGGCCTGCTGTTGCCAAACATGGCGGCGTCTTTATTGCCCGCGGTGGTCGGTTCGTACAGTTAGAGGGCAAGGAGCGGCCGCGCAATGTCGTGGCGCGTTTCCCCAGTGTTGATGCCGCAGTTGATTGCTACAATAGTCCTGAATACCAAGAGGCATTGAGCCACGCACGCGATGCATCCGAACGCGAGCTTATGGTTGTCGAGATCAGCGACTAA
- the alaS gene encoding alanine--tRNA ligase: MPTLNDIRSTFLNYFAKQGHEIVSSSPLVPRNDPTLMFTNSGMVQFKNLFTGVETRDYNRATSSQKCVRAGGKHNDLDNVGYTARHHTFFEMLGNFSFGDYFKDEAIPFAWELITKEFGIDKSKLLATVYHTDDEAFEIWKKVGVPEDRIIRIDTSDNFWQMGPTGPCGPCTEIFYDHGDHIWGGPPGSADEDGDRFIEIWNVVFMQNEQFEDGSMKALDMQSIDTGMGLERIGALLQGSHDNYDTDLFKALIEASADVTNADPYGDQNVHHRVIADHLRSTSFLLSDGVMPSNDGRGYVLRRIMRRAMRHAHLLGAKDPVMHRLVPALVQQMGAAYPELGRAQSMIEETLLQEETRFKQTLDRGLKLLDDELTDLDDGAPLPGAAAFKLYDTFGFPLDLTQDALREKGRTVDTDGFDSAMAEQKAKARAAWAGSGEAADSTIWFDIADQAGTTDFLGYETEVAEGQVMALVTNGAQIAEAGAGSEVQVILNQTPFYAESGGQIGDRGVIRVDGGLVRVSDTRKAAGVFIHIGKVESGLVTKGAAAQLEVDHARRTAIRANHSATHLLHEALREVLGDHVAQRGSLNADDRLRFDFSHNKALSADELRQVAIDVNRFIRQNTAVETRIMTPDDARALGAQALFGEKYGDEVRVVSMGEAATGKGQDGNTYSIELCGGTHVRQTGDIGTFVILSDGASSAGVRRIEALTGAEAFAHLEREALRMGEIASTLKAQPEEVMDRIKALMDERRALQNEVSQLKQQVAMGGGAGGGTETKEIGGKTFLAQALEGVSGKDLRGLIDAHKQKIGSGVILLIANDGGKVAVAAGVTDDLVGQISAVDVLKAAVPSVGGKGGGGRPDMAQGGGKDFSGADDAIKAAEALLAG, from the coding sequence ATGCCGACGCTCAATGATATCCGCTCCACCTTTCTGAACTATTTTGCCAAACAAGGGCATGAGATCGTGTCCTCCAGCCCGCTGGTACCGCGCAACGATCCGACTCTGATGTTTACCAACTCGGGCATGGTGCAGTTCAAGAACCTTTTTACCGGGGTCGAAACACGCGATTATAACCGCGCGACCTCTTCGCAGAAATGTGTGCGCGCTGGCGGTAAACACAATGATCTCGACAACGTAGGATATACCGCGCGTCATCACACTTTCTTTGAGATGCTCGGGAATTTCTCCTTTGGCGATTACTTCAAGGACGAGGCAATCCCCTTTGCCTGGGAGTTGATCACCAAGGAATTCGGTATCGACAAGTCGAAGTTGCTGGCGACGGTCTATCACACGGATGACGAGGCATTTGAGATCTGGAAAAAGGTTGGGGTGCCCGAGGACCGGATCATCCGGATTGATACCTCTGACAACTTTTGGCAGATGGGGCCAACTGGTCCCTGTGGTCCCTGCACCGAAATTTTCTATGACCACGGTGATCACATCTGGGGCGGGCCTCCGGGTAGCGCAGATGAGGATGGCGACCGCTTCATAGAGATCTGGAACGTCGTGTTCATGCAGAACGAGCAGTTCGAAGATGGTTCGATGAAGGCGTTGGACATGCAGTCGATTGATACCGGCATGGGGCTGGAACGGATCGGCGCGCTGTTGCAGGGCAGCCACGACAACTATGACACGGACCTGTTCAAGGCATTGATCGAAGCTTCGGCAGATGTAACCAATGCGGATCCCTACGGAGATCAGAACGTTCACCATCGCGTCATCGCGGATCATTTGCGGTCGACCTCTTTCCTACTGTCTGACGGGGTGATGCCGTCAAACGACGGGCGCGGCTATGTGTTGCGCCGGATTATGCGCCGTGCCATGCGCCATGCGCATCTCTTGGGTGCCAAGGATCCGGTTATGCACCGTCTTGTGCCCGCGCTGGTGCAGCAGATGGGGGCCGCCTACCCGGAACTGGGCCGCGCCCAGTCGATGATCGAAGAGACACTGTTGCAGGAGGAAACCCGGTTCAAACAAACGCTGGATCGTGGTCTGAAACTGCTGGATGATGAACTTACTGATCTGGACGACGGCGCGCCGCTGCCTGGCGCGGCAGCGTTCAAACTATATGACACTTTCGGCTTTCCATTGGATCTGACCCAAGATGCGCTGCGTGAAAAGGGCCGGACCGTGGACACTGATGGGTTTGACAGCGCTATGGCCGAGCAAAAGGCCAAGGCTCGCGCCGCTTGGGCAGGCTCGGGTGAGGCGGCAGACAGCACCATTTGGTTCGACATTGCTGATCAGGCAGGTACAACTGACTTCCTTGGCTATGAAACAGAGGTTGCCGAAGGGCAAGTGATGGCGTTGGTGACCAATGGGGCACAGATAGCTGAGGCGGGTGCGGGCAGCGAGGTTCAGGTGATCCTGAACCAGACACCCTTTTATGCGGAATCCGGTGGTCAGATTGGCGACCGTGGTGTGATCCGCGTCGATGGCGGCTTGGTCCGTGTGAGCGACACCAGGAAAGCCGCAGGCGTTTTTATTCATATTGGTAAGGTCGAAAGCGGTCTGGTAACCAAGGGCGCGGCAGCGCAGCTGGAGGTGGATCATGCCCGCCGTACGGCCATTCGCGCGAACCACTCGGCGACGCATTTGTTGCATGAAGCGCTGCGCGAGGTACTGGGCGATCATGTGGCACAGCGCGGGTCGCTGAATGCCGATGATCGTTTGCGGTTTGACTTTAGTCACAACAAGGCGCTGAGCGCTGACGAATTGCGTCAGGTCGCAATCGATGTGAACCGATTCATCCGTCAGAATACCGCGGTCGAAACCCGGATCATGACGCCGGATGATGCCCGTGCCCTGGGCGCGCAGGCACTGTTTGGTGAAAAATACGGTGATGAAGTCCGCGTGGTCTCTATGGGTGAGGCCGCCACCGGCAAGGGTCAGGATGGCAACACCTATTCGATTGAACTCTGTGGCGGCACGCATGTGCGTCAGACGGGGGATATCGGCACCTTTGTGATCCTCAGCGATGGCGCATCCTCAGCGGGTGTGCGCCGGATCGAGGCGCTGACAGGCGCCGAAGCTTTTGCGCATCTGGAACGTGAAGCATTGCGGATGGGCGAGATTGCCAGCACGCTGAAGGCGCAGCCGGAAGAGGTCATGGACCGCATCAAAGCGCTGATGGATGAACGCAGGGCGTTGCAGAATGAGGTTTCGCAACTGAAACAGCAGGTTGCCATGGGCGGGGGTGCTGGTGGCGGCACCGAGACCAAAGAGATCGGCGGCAAGACGTTCCTTGCTCAGGCCTTGGAAGGTGTTTCAGGCAAAGATCTGCGGGGCTTGATTGATGCACATAAGCAAAAGATCGGCTCGGGCGTGATCCTGCTTATTGCCAATGATGGTGGCAAGGTGGCTGTAGCGGCGGGTGTGACGGACGATCTCGTCGGTCAGATTTCTGCCGTGGACGTACTAAAGGCTGCAGTTCCGTCAGTAGGCGGTAAAGGTGGCGGTGGCCGTCCAGATATGGCGCAGGGTGGTGGGAAGGATTTTTCCGGTGCAGACGACGCGATCAAGGCAGCAGAGGCTCTGCTGGCAGGGTGA
- a CDS encoding VOC family protein yields MRKLQVQGVHHITLTGANRQTSIDFWEGVLGMPFIFDQPNLDDPDEGHLYFDPGDGRLITIFTNETRTANRSRTPTDPGCVHHLAFNVSKATFSQAVERLNERGIGHSGPKDRGFMDSIYFKDPMGLMIELACYRFEPPMGCSHADVMIEAHRIRVEASDYNIQEKHLADAIERVVARRQQTLSDDRSPRNPY; encoded by the coding sequence ATGCGCAAGCTACAGGTCCAAGGCGTTCATCACATCACCTTGACCGGTGCCAACCGGCAGACCTCGATTGATTTCTGGGAAGGTGTGCTGGGCATGCCATTCATCTTTGATCAACCCAATCTGGATGATCCTGACGAGGGGCATCTCTACTTTGATCCAGGTGATGGCCGACTGATCACCATTTTTACCAATGAGACCCGCACAGCCAACCGCAGCCGCACGCCGACAGACCCCGGCTGCGTGCATCATCTGGCGTTTAATGTGTCAAAAGCCACCTTTAGCCAGGCTGTTGAACGGCTGAATGAACGTGGGATCGGCCATTCCGGCCCCAAGGATCGCGGATTTATGGACTCCATCTATTTTAAGGATCCCATGGGCCTGATGATTGAGCTAGCCTGTTACCGGTTTGAACCACCGATGGGATGCTCTCATGCGGATGTCATGATCGAAGCCCATCGTATCCGGGTCGAGGCCAGCGACTACAATATTCAGGAAAAGCACCTTGCCGATGCGATCGAACGTGTGGTTGCCCGGCGTCAGCAGACCCTGTCAGATGACCGCAGCCCTCGAAACCCGTATTGA
- a CDS encoding DeoR/GlpR family DNA-binding transcription regulator yields MRQDVIQRRDEIVALLSESDTLSAIELSSELAVSVQTIRADLRDLDEAGLVQRRNGYVRLRQQSENIGYLPREGIARQEKQRIALAVKTLIPDGARVALGTGTTVETCARLLVSHKDLFVASNSIHAVCALQQAPGVAVELAGGTVRMRDLDMIGTPALEFFARYRVDYAVFSCGGLSEEGSVMDYNADEMSARKAIAGCGKKSILVMDSRKNGLDLAFQMGHVWDVDVIVTGARFSTSIAESCSRHSCQIIQV; encoded by the coding sequence GTGCGACAGGATGTTATCCAGAGAAGAGATGAGATTGTCGCGCTTCTGTCTGAGAGCGACACGCTGTCGGCGATCGAGCTTTCGTCCGAGCTTGCCGTTTCTGTGCAAACCATACGGGCCGACCTGCGTGATCTTGACGAAGCGGGGCTTGTCCAGCGTCGTAACGGCTACGTTCGGCTGCGCCAGCAAAGTGAGAACATCGGCTATCTGCCGCGCGAAGGCATAGCGCGACAGGAAAAGCAGCGCATCGCTCTGGCGGTAAAAACCCTGATCCCCGATGGGGCGCGGGTGGCTCTGGGCACCGGCACAACGGTGGAAACTTGCGCACGGTTATTGGTCTCTCATAAAGATCTTTTCGTTGCGTCCAACAGCATCCATGCCGTCTGCGCCTTGCAACAGGCCCCCGGTGTTGCCGTTGAACTGGCAGGCGGAACCGTAAGAATGCGCGATCTGGATATGATCGGCACGCCAGCTCTCGAATTCTTTGCAAGATATCGCGTCGATTACGCCGTGTTTAGCTGTGGCGGTCTGTCCGAGGAGGGCAGTGTTATGGATTATAACGCTGACGAGATGTCCGCACGCAAGGCCATCGCAGGCTGTGGAAAGAAGAGCATTCTGGTCATGGATAGCAGAAAGAACGGATTGGACCTGGCGTTCCAGATGGGACATGTCTGGGACGTTGATGTCATCGTGACCGGAGCGAGGTTTTCAACGTCTATTGCGGAAAGCTGTTCCCGACACAGTTGTCAGATTATCCAAGTATGA
- a CDS encoding ABC transporter substrate-binding protein — translation MKSFVTSTAFAILASTAMADTITLYTSQPNADAQRTVDAFMAANPGTEVDWVRDGTTKLMARLRAEIGAGNPQPDVLLIADTVTLEGMAQEGLLTAYQSPEAGDYDAALHSAEGYYHSTKLITTGIVYNTGVDTAPSSWNDLSDASIKGQIAMPSPLYSGAALIHLATLTGDEALGWEYYENLAANDARAQGGNGGTFKAVASGEKPYGMVVDFLAIRNKADGSPIDFVFPEEGVSYVTEPVAIMSSAKNVEGAEKFVDFLLSSEGQELVLDMGYIPARDGMGVPEGFPAREDIKLMAFDPAEALANAEANKGKFAELFGAE, via the coding sequence ATGAAGTCCTTCGTCACATCCACCGCTTTCGCGATTTTGGCCAGCACGGCCATGGCCGATACGATCACCCTTTATACCTCGCAGCCTAATGCCGATGCGCAACGGACGGTTGATGCCTTTATGGCCGCCAATCCCGGCACCGAAGTCGACTGGGTGCGCGACGGCACTACCAAACTGATGGCCCGCCTGCGCGCCGAGATTGGGGCTGGCAACCCGCAGCCAGATGTCCTGTTGATCGCCGACACTGTGACGCTGGAGGGCATGGCGCAAGAGGGTCTTTTGACCGCCTATCAATCACCCGAGGCCGGTGACTATGACGCGGCCCTGCACTCTGCCGAGGGCTACTACCATTCGACCAAATTGATCACCACCGGGATCGTCTACAACACAGGTGTCGATACCGCGCCGTCCTCTTGGAACGACCTCTCAGACGCCTCTATCAAAGGGCAAATCGCGATGCCCTCGCCGCTTTACTCAGGCGCCGCGCTGATCCACCTTGCCACGCTGACCGGCGATGAGGCTTTGGGTTGGGAGTATTACGAAAACCTCGCCGCGAATGATGCCCGCGCACAGGGGGGCAACGGCGGCACCTTTAAGGCCGTAGCCTCGGGCGAGAAGCCTTACGGCATGGTCGTTGACTTCCTTGCAATCCGCAACAAGGCCGATGGTTCCCCGATTGATTTCGTCTTCCCCGAAGAAGGGGTTTCCTACGTGACCGAGCCGGTTGCGATCATGTCTTCGGCCAAGAACGTCGAAGGCGCGGAGAAATTCGTCGATTTCCTGCTCAGTTCCGAAGGCCAAGAACTGGTTCTGGACATGGGCTATATCCCCGCTCGTGACGGTATGGGCGTCCCCGAAGGGTTCCCCGCCCGCGAAGACATCAAGCTGATGGCCTTTGACCCCGCCGAGGCCCTTGCAAACGCCGAAGCCAATAAGGGCAAATTCGCAGAACTTTTCGGCGCGGAATAA